AGTCATAATCGTACGTATATGGGTAGGAAAAAATGAGAAGGATTATGATAAATCATAGTGGTTAATTGTAACATCctctaaaaacgttgtatacgatgtttcaattttcacctaaacatgatacaacctctgtattttgggcataacttttcatagaaatatccaaattgagtgattcaaatttctgcgtaaccacaagatcattacctacaacttttatgaataccatattttaagattcggaggttacgtaggtcaaataaattaatttttgtaaggtaggatgctgtgacggaaatgagtgtttataaaagaaaaatcatatctcactgtaggtttatccaaattggttgattcctaaacgatatgaaactagagtTCCATATCtccaattcttatgaagacaccaaatcctaataaggaatttatcttattcaaacgcagctcccaaaaagagtattctgtcaaagataactcatttcaccaaCCAtaaaaagatctagatacatttgacaacactcatgacataaattgtcctccatttaacatcatccatgacatcaatatattccactaaattttcagatttttctttataattattttatttattgttaggtccctcttttcccacctataaatacccattttatttcctcattttatttatcaagctttctcaagcaaatcttctctctatacactcctttagacattctcaaatatagttttagttcttagtagtgaagaaatattattccggtgattcatatactccgggtagtacacaaaacgttccggcgaggagagaagctaggactcaagagtgttcattaagtctttcggtaccaactaaagcttcggtctccaggtatgtaaggtttcaatgagagtattccttccactctcatgtctaaattattttgattatatgataaaatatgtttattttctttaagctttactctaagttatgtgggtgtttatccatggattcttccacccatgtagtccaaaaactctttcaattaaatatcttgatttcaagtaatattttcttatgttaattcttaattttacttaatagtatgaatcatggttaaactaatgattattgctctattttgatgcaacataatttcatatgtatgaattaatggtttacaagtaattcttttatttatctatttaaaggttcttgaaattcatggtgggttgtttaaagcatgatttttaattaatggatttcaaagtatttatgtacatttatttacatacatatttgcaagttgaagtgatttgaacccacctagttttactatgtttttaacaaagtttgacttaaaagctttgactccaaataaatatttatgaaagcaatatctatggtCAAAAAgtgagtcttatgaaatgaaagaatgatgaaatgatatgaatcatggattctttatgcaataaggacaattcttgcatatttgaattatcaaatgttttaatgagctattctaccgaatatgatgtttgaattctcaagttatatgctatgaatattttgaagtattaaactattccatgggattgacttagcaccgaatgaggcattgaggtgggattcggtaaggaaatcctagtagcaaccccttgtctcattaactatgtgccaacatatgagcccttgtaggcttaggctaatggatccatgaaagcccttaaagttaaagttaaagaaatgaatgaagttgacggagttctacttggcaagtagtctctccggccaacgtagggggttatattggattccatgtaatagctcgcatggtcttaaatgtcggttatggttaatttcccacaaaatgaatgttttaaaggatatatatatgatttattatgcatacattaaattatgttccatattacataaacttttaatgtttctccaatgttcatgcatccttacatacttagtacattcaaagtactaacacatactcttttgcttacatgatatcaccatgtagggatcagtgttcctcctcgttctcctctacgtggctagttgatataccattgaagactacttttggtgagttcccattttccgggaacaatactcctttatctttctagcttatgatatgttaagatattttactatggcatttcttctattatgattgagggtgagctagggacttgtcttagccccgttaaatctaatagttagaggtattgttggacatatataagttgaagatttactattatgatttccgcttgtttattttatcatcattacctatgaaaggctaaaagaatgctaagaggcttgattgaggtactttcgggttcctcattcgccatgtcacgtctaggccctaggcttgggtcgtgacattagcaacttttattaattaaatgcAAGAGTCTGACTggttgtatatgcattatttcTATTTGCCTATTGTGATTATAAATATGGATTATTGTGGTTGTGGGGATCGAATGTCACGTCCTAACAAATTCTTTGAGCGGGTTTCATATTCCGACACATTATTGAAttgagtgtcacgttctgacagaTATATAGTTAAGTCTAGGTCCCGTGAGAGGGCCAAGTGTATGTGTGGATGGTCTCATAGAGGACCATATGATATCTGTTATTTGTGTAATAATGAATATAATTGTTAATGAACTAAATAGTAAGATTTTTATGAAAGAACCTCGTCGATCCTGTGGGTGTTATTAGTTAAGGACTGAGGGTCAGTATAGACTCATTCGTGGGTAAGATTGCAGAAACTTATGAGGCCATGTCGTAATAAGTGTGATAATCTATACCTTCGGGCTTAATAGGGGAGGTCGCATATTGGCAGAGAGTTGTTTCATTGGAGCTTCGATCAGGTGGTAGTGATCGTTGTACTCGTCACATAAGAGCCAGGGTTAGTTAAGAAGTGTGGTTATGAGATGACTAGGTCATGCTTGGTAAGGTACACGGGTTAAGGCTTGTGGTAATTGTGTTGCTTGTGAGTGGGTAAGGTCGCCGACTTGCCCAATGTTAGAGTGTTCCTTAAAGGTATGGGGCCCATAACCCACTAGTCTCAATGTCGTAAATCAAATTTGGTAGTGAACCCGTGGTTAGTAGAGGGCTTAAGAACTATAAAGGTGAGAGTAGGGGTTACTGGTAAGTTAGGGTGAATAGGCATATAAAGCTTAATTGTttatgatctctcttatttcttgtatatatattatgcggtggatATCAGATTGACCTATGATGTCTACTaatacgtgttgtttgtattcatactactcttgctatgccacttggcatagtttgATTGTAGGGTCAGTGGAGTTCCCTAGGTGAAGACAAAGATGATCTTCCAGCAACTCCTACTTTTTCTCCCTTTGTGGTTGGAGTCCTATCTTTTCATTTATCTTATGTCTTGTTCCGTAGAGCTCTTGTATctgttttagactagtatccttggggatTTTCAGATAGTATCTTGTGtaaaatgagtttttggattAATTTAGGCCTAGTAGAACTTCTTagcttattatttatttatttttctataatttccgcaatgcttatttcatataagggttaagggttctcctacttaggtcatAGAGTGGGTGCGCACGCACCCGgatgggttggatcgtgactaCACGGGTACGCTAACaatttgggtatgggttccatgagaaaACCATTGTTTGGTTGTTGTATTGTGATTGAGTATGCTCACGTGTATATTGATTCAAAAGTTAAGAACTGAGAGTCTAGTGTGACATAATTGTGATGTGATTATATATTGTATGCCTTACTAAGTTTGTAGTTTCTTGTTCATATTTCATTTACTGGAAATGATCTTGTGATCCTTCAAGTACACTGTAGTTGTGCACTAATATTTCAATTGCTTTTTCTTTATTGAGTACAGAATATATTTAGGCGACTGTTTAGAGACCTCATTTAGGAGATTCGTGACCGTTCGAATTCAAGGGTGGGCCAATTCTTTCAGATTACCGTGAATTCCTTTCAGTTCTTAGTCTTTTCATTTCAGACTCAAACTTCTAGATacttttataattattattttcggGGTTACATCCCCTTATTCTAAACTTCTAGATAGAGTTTGGGTGAAATGACTTTTAGATTTTAGAGAGTTACTTTCCATAcgtttttgataaattattcgAGTTTATGAGAATTTAGCTTTAAACAATATTTAAACCATTTTCCAATTATTAAATGTGTGTTTCTGTTAACCGCATGTTGTAATTGGGTTAGTATTGGTTCTTCGATCGGAGGGTTAATGTGAGTGTCACTCATGACAGGTCAGAATCGTGATAAAGTTGATATTTGAGCCCTAGGTTTGTATTGTACCAAAACAaatctagtagaatcttgtggAATGATATGAAGACAtatatacttttctttgagaggctacatgaCTTTAGGAAATCTCTCAATCTTCTTTCTCCTTTCGTGCTACACCTtgattctaattggtatctggtgatcTAAATTGATATCTAATCTGTTTCACTCTTCTGTCAGTAGATGGTTAATAATCGTATAAACGTTTTAGAAAAAAAGTAAGCTTGGCCAAACATGTTATTGGGAGGAATTTAgccataaaattatttaattttttctcgAGTTAAACTTAGAAAAACACATTTAGCcagattttgaaatttttagaaattttataaaataacaaaaaattattttcacttCAAACTACTCACACAAAGTaaaacaataattccaatatgTATTCATATCTGAGCACAACTTTaacttttttatattattttttaatttaaaaataaaaactattttttttcttcaaatttcagagTGAAACATGAATATTCTTATGCTAATTTTTTGTCATATTGAAAAAGGAACTAATCTTGCTcacccaaaataaataaaaaacactATAAATAAAACGAGATCTAGAGACCTAAGTGGGGAGAAGGGGTTAGATCCTAAAACCTCTCATCAACCGCAAAACCCTAGCTATCAGCCGCCtcttaaatattaaaaagcagCGGCAGCGGCAGCGGCAGCAGCTTGGTAGCATAAGGGTAGCAGCCGCCCTCCCCACAGCCGAGAGCTCTTCTGCATTAATTGTATGGTACATGAAATTGAATacccaattttattttatttttattttattttttggaataTGAAATTGTTTTAATCTAttacattttcattttttttaatgatttatgAATCTGattatcataattttcaaatttgacATTTCATTTATTGGTATTTTTGGTATTTGAAATTTACTGGATCGATTTTTAATGTTTAATTTGGTTATACATTATCTTTTTCGAATTCGATTTAtgaaatatgttattgttataaatATGGTAATGGTGCATTATCCAGccattttcttttcaattttttaaggCTGGTTTTATACGAGGGGATAAGAGATAATTAATTTTGTGATtaattttaggatgagtttattCATGTTTGATTGAGATAAAAATGCGAGATAACTTATTGTGGATGGAATAACAATTCTGTGataattaattttgttgtttctcaaccaaacaacccctgttgtttggttgggaacaagttatctccgagataacttatcccagtTATTCCACAATACATATTATAAATGGTGGAATAAATAATCGCACAACTTCCTAATACCTTAAATCAAATTCAGAATAACCTGATATTATTATACCTTATAACTCACCCTAAACAAGAATTTTACATTGTTCACGAAAGAATTAGCTGAGGGGCATTTGGGACAACATTCTATTTGGACCATTTTTTTTAGAGTAGCTTCTTTTTTAAATCTATTAGGAGTCGTTTGGTTGGGAGTAAGTTATCTTGGAATTAACTATCCTAGGATAAGTTATTTCAATCATGtatatgggataacttatctcatTACTAAAATATAAATGGTGGAATAAATAATCTCATGACTATCTAATACCTTCAATCAAACTCAGGATAAAATAATCTTATATTTTAGCTTgaaattattatactttataCCTCACACCAAACGACTCCTAAATACAGTACtgatttgatattcatattatttctgTATGACTTATAATAAAAACACCACTTGCGATTGTAATTATTTTGACAGATGGATCAAATATGTTAAAAATCACTTACTATTTCCTAAAATTGTACCATTACTTCATGTTTATATTATTCTTTGTGTTTTTCCCTAAGATgttatatgataaagtaaaacATTGCACGTGTCGGCCACTAAGATATGTTTTATACTCTGAATATGACCTTTTGAACTATATATTATAAATTCTGTTTCATAACGACCTTTCATTTCACACCACACTGTTTATTGCTAAAATTCCGAATAAAATAGATTATATTCTTTTATGAAATATCTCAAAAGAGTTTGCTTTATTCTTTTATTCCTTTCTTATATGACCAATCTAATTTTAGAGTCGGTTGATTCTGCTCTTTATATCAACTCAAAATTTAGATTCAGCgtattttgttatttatatataaatatgagaaTTTGACAGGGGTATCTTCGTAAATTATAAAGTAAATACATTTACATTGATATAGTTTGTTAGCAAAATACACTCACATTATAAATATAGTTTTGTTTGGTCAAACATGTTATTATTAGTCTGTATCTGAAATTTACTTTAAGTAAATCTTGAATTAAAGGTATGTACTATAACAAAACACAGTAACTTTGACTCGAATTctgtaattaatttataaattcaCATTGTTCTTTTGTTCATTTTTAAGCAGGGTTGTTGACAACAATGGGATCTCTTGGAGTGGATTTTGTTTCTCACAATGAAAAATTGGAATTGGAATTGGAATTTGATTCAAGTGCTTTACCTCCATTTAAGTTATCTGAAATTAGGGCTGCAATTCCAAAGCATTGTTGGGTTAAAAATCCATGGAAATCCCTAAGTTATGTTCTTAGAgatattgttattgtttttgcATTGATAACCATGGCCATTTTCTTtgataattggaaattttggccaatttatTGGGCTTTACAAGGTACTATGTTTTGGGCAATCTTTGTTCTTGGTCATGATTGGTAAgttaaactaattttttttttaagaaaaatattattttaattgatgtaTCATTTGTTTATGTTAATTGATatgttggttattattttattttttttgtagtgGTCATGGAAGTTTTTCTGATAGTGCATTATTAAATAGTGTGGTTGGACACATTCTTCATTCTTTTATCCTTGTGCCCTATCATGGATGGTTGGTTCTCTTTATCTCATCTCccatttattttttgtaaagatACAGTCTGATACATTAAGTTTTTGCTTTTCGTAGAGTTGGATTGGAGCACGTGAGTTTGTTAGTGATTGTTTTCATAACTTGAATGATTTTCATATCATGCGACGATATGAAAATACTTTAGACTAAAGTTCATTTtctccccaaaaaaaaaattattgcagGAGAATTAGCCACAAAACTCATCATCAAAATCATGGAAATGTTGAAGCTGATGAATCTTGGGTGCCGGTAATATTTACACTAATTAATATAAacatttcaaattttatatatatataaaaaatctttctttttttatatatatatatatattttttgcagATGCCAGAAAAGCTATTCAAGGAATTGGATTATGCAACAAAACTTTTTAGATTCAAAATTCCTTTTCCCTTGATAGCATACCCATTATACTTGGTAATAATATTCTTGATGatttttcatatataatatgtaattttagaaattatttttttctctgaatttgtgtttataaatatattttttgtgatgcagatgAGGAGAAGTCCAGGAAAAAAAGGTTCTCATTTTAATCCATACAGTGATTTGTTTCAACCTAATGAGAGAAAATTTATTATAACATCAACATTGTGTTGGACACTCATGGTTGCTCTCCTCTTCTATCTTGGCTCCGTCGTCGGCTTTCTCCAACTGCTTAAGCTTTACGGAATTCCTTATATGGTTAgtcgtaaaaaaaaaaaaatcataaatttttaatatccCTATTTTCACTCTCATTATATGAAAGTGACACAGCATAGTCGTGTCTGTGGGGCACTTGCACGTGTGGTTCTTTATATTTGAAACATAAtatgaaatttgaaaagaaacaaTAATAGTAAACTCTTCATGTATATCAAAAGAATGGAAcattttttcaattattattaaattattgaaattttaaaatttcaaaagttttattaaaatttatgagATGTCCCTTTATTATGACCCACTTTGGCCtgacatttttattttatttgatagaTTTTTGTGATGTGGTTGGATTCTGTCACATATTTGCACCACCATGGCCATGAAGAAAAGCTGCCTTGGTATCGTGGCAAGGTCgatatatataacttaattttttttttattttttatatttaaattatcgtgaaatctttttaataattaatgtaatatttttttttcttgaaaaatgtaGGAGTGGAGTTATTTAAGAGGAGGATTAACTACAGTTGATCGTGATTATGGTGTTTTTAATAATATTCACCATGATATTGGCACCCATGTTATTCATCATCTTTTTCCTCAGATACCTCATTATCACCTTGTGGAAGcggtaattatttttttatttttcatttttttcgtttgtgttataaaaaatattttagtactTATTATCACTATTTGTTAATACTGAAGTTCAATATTCGAAAGTACTCAATTTTTGCTGCATATCctaatgaaatatttaaaaaataattcaatttggAGACTTTAACCTCGTTtgatcataaaaaatattttgttaactCCCTTCGCCTTAAATTATGTGATATTATTTGAGTATAAATAATTGAATGAGATAATGGaagtttaaattaaataaaaaaatttaaaaatacaaaaagatgCCATTTTTTTGTGTGATAAAATAATGAGAAACTTATGTTACATAAAATATTACAGAGGAATTAGTATTTTTCAAATGccaaatattttggtgaacaaCTGTTTGCAAATTACTAAAGTTTAGTGTTTTAGTAGTTGCAAAAATACtgataaaatattgaaaatttgtTTTATGAGTCTTAATTTTCCTTTaacaaatttcattttttttctctaaattattttatgttCAAATACTTTTTCTATCTTTAATTAGATATTTTGGATTTAAGTCttatacatgaaaaaaaaaaatcatgtttgaGAACGTTTCCTCCTAAAATTGGCTTTACATAGTGCAAATTTGAATCAGTCGGCCTTTAATGTAGATATCAGATATGAGgaaaccaaataaataaatactta
This Solanum dulcamara chromosome 8, daSolDulc1.2, whole genome shotgun sequence DNA region includes the following protein-coding sequences:
- the LOC129901404 gene encoding omega-3 fatty acid desaturase, endoplasmic reticulum-like, translating into MGSLGVDFVSHNEKLELELEFDSSALPPFKLSEIRAAIPKHCWVKNPWKSLSYVLRDIVIVFALITMAIFFDNWKFWPIYWALQGTMFWAIFVLGHDCGHGSFSDSALLNSVVGHILHSFILVPYHGWRISHKTHHQNHGNVEADESWVPMPEKLFKELDYATKLFRFKIPFPLIAYPLYLMRRSPGKKGSHFNPYSDLFQPNERKFIITSTLCWTLMVALLFYLGSVVGFLQLLKLYGIPYMIFVMWLDSVTYLHHHGHEEKLPWYRGKEWSYLRGGLTTVDRDYGVFNNIHHDIGTHVIHHLFPQIPHYHLVEATKAAKPVFGKYYREPKKSGAIPFHLVGNLVKSMKKDHYVSDNGEIVYYQTDPKLFNSSGKKNE